One genomic segment of Humidesulfovibrio mexicanus includes these proteins:
- the gpmI gene encoding 2,3-bisphosphoglycerate-independent phosphoglycerate mutase, which produces MSAIPTLLLILDGFGIAPGGPGNAVSLAKTPNLDRLFDRYPHTSLACSGRAVGLPDGFMGNSEVGHMNIGAGRIVYQDMTRIDIAIENGEFAANPVLLDLCAKAKAGSGRLHFMGLVSDGGVHSHQNHIHALLALAKAQGVREVFVHAFLDGRDTSPSSGGGYVRALEAKLNAIGVGRIATITGRYYAMDRDKHFERNEPAYAALASGQGVAVHSATEAIRQAYAAGETDEFVKPRIVVDQANAPIGTIGDGDALFFFNFRADRARQLCRAFFEQDFKEFSRPTVPALSAFATMTRYESGFPMPVAFGPQSMEGFLGQVASEKGLRQLRIAETEKYAHVTYFLNCGVEEPLPGEERALIPSPRDVATYDLKPQMSAREVTQALLERRGAFDLCVCNLANLDMVGHTGVISAAVAACEVVDECVGRLVDAFLADGGQVFLTADHGNAEEMLDATGGPQTAHSTNPVPLLHADPSGGRNLRPGKLGDIAPTILATLGLDQPAAMTGECLFANKA; this is translated from the coding sequence ATGTCCGCCATCCCGACGCTTCTGCTCATCCTCGACGGTTTCGGCATTGCCCCAGGCGGGCCTGGCAACGCCGTATCCCTGGCCAAGACCCCCAATCTCGACAGGCTGTTCGACCGCTATCCCCACACGAGCCTCGCCTGTTCGGGCCGCGCCGTTGGGCTGCCCGACGGTTTCATGGGCAACTCCGAGGTGGGGCACATGAACATCGGAGCCGGGCGCATCGTGTACCAGGACATGACCCGCATCGACATCGCCATCGAGAACGGCGAGTTCGCCGCCAACCCTGTGCTGCTTGACCTGTGCGCCAAGGCCAAGGCTGGAAGCGGTCGTCTGCATTTCATGGGGCTCGTGTCCGACGGCGGGGTCCACAGCCACCAGAACCACATCCACGCCTTGCTTGCCCTGGCCAAGGCGCAGGGCGTGCGCGAAGTGTTTGTCCACGCCTTTCTCGATGGCCGGGACACGTCGCCCTCGAGCGGTGGCGGGTATGTGCGGGCGCTGGAGGCCAAGCTCAACGCCATTGGCGTTGGGCGCATCGCCACGATCACCGGCCGCTACTATGCCATGGATCGCGACAAGCACTTTGAACGCAACGAGCCCGCCTATGCGGCCTTGGCCAGCGGTCAGGGCGTGGCGGTCCACTCCGCCACGGAGGCCATCCGTCAGGCCTATGCCGCCGGGGAGACCGACGAGTTCGTGAAGCCGCGCATCGTTGTCGATCAGGCCAATGCCCCCATTGGCACTATAGGCGATGGCGATGCCCTGTTTTTCTTTAATTTTCGTGCCGACCGCGCTCGGCAGCTTTGTCGTGCGTTCTTCGAGCAGGACTTCAAGGAATTTTCACGGCCGACAGTACCCGCCCTGTCGGCCTTTGCTACGATGACCCGTTACGAGTCCGGCTTTCCCATGCCTGTGGCCTTCGGCCCCCAGTCCATGGAGGGCTTTCTGGGACAGGTGGCGAGCGAAAAGGGGCTACGGCAATTGCGCATTGCGGAGACCGAGAAGTACGCGCACGTAACCTATTTCCTGAATTGTGGCGTGGAGGAGCCGCTTCCCGGCGAAGAGCGTGCGCTCATTCCCTCACCGCGTGACGTGGCCACCTACGACCTGAAGCCGCAAATGAGCGCGCGTGAGGTGACCCAGGCCCTGCTAGAGCGCCGGGGCGCATTCGACCTGTGCGTGTGCAACCTGGCCAACCTGGACATGGTGGGCCACACCGGGGTCATTTCTGCCGCTGTGGCCGCCTGCGAAGTGGTTGACGAGTGCGTGGGCAGACTTGTGGACGCTTTCCTGGCCGATGGCGGGCAGGTGTTCCTCACAGCCGACCATGGCAACGCCGAAGAAATGCTTGATGCGACAGGCGGCCCGCAGACCGCGCACAGCACCAACCCCGTACCGCTGCTCCACGCCGATCCTTCGGGCGGCCGGAACCTGCGGCCCGGCAAGCTGGGCGACATCGCCCCAACCATCCTGGCCACGCTTGGCCTGGACCAACCCGCCGCCATGACCGGCGAATGCCTCTTCGCCAATAAGGCGTAA
- a CDS encoding anion transporter gives MQNIVMVVFAVVYVGMVLGGLPGLAVNRSGIAVLGAVALLAFGVLDSRQAWASVDMPTMSLLFGLMLVSAQLRLGGFYTFMARRIAKADLPAPWLLLLVMAAGGALSAVLVNDIVCLAMTPILVEGCLRRRLNPMPFLLGLACSSNIGSAATLIGNPQNMLIGQVGGLPFGAFLLDALPPVTASLLAGWGVIAYVHRGDWNLERHSAPAPAVEFRAWPTAKGCLLMAAALAGFLWLDVPREVVALTVGGFVLLSRKTESQAVFSLVDWQLLLLFLGLFVVNHAVAEVGVLGDMFAGLRGLGVAPEQPVWLFALTAGLSNVISNVPAVMLLLPVCASPQDKLLLALVSTLAGNLFLLGSIANLIVAEQAARMGVFMTWRRHLRVGVPVTLVSFACAALWLWLRWTSLQVAAG, from the coding sequence ATGCAGAACATCGTGATGGTGGTTTTCGCCGTGGTATACGTTGGCATGGTGCTCGGAGGATTGCCTGGCCTCGCGGTGAACCGGTCCGGAATCGCCGTGCTGGGCGCCGTGGCCTTGCTCGCCTTCGGCGTGCTTGACTCACGTCAGGCTTGGGCCAGCGTCGACATGCCGACCATGAGCCTGCTTTTCGGCCTCATGCTCGTGTCCGCGCAGCTCCGTCTGGGCGGGTTCTACACCTTCATGGCGCGTCGCATCGCGAAGGCCGACCTCCCCGCGCCTTGGCTGCTTTTGCTGGTCATGGCCGCCGGGGGGGCACTTTCGGCCGTGTTGGTGAACGACATCGTATGTCTGGCCATGACGCCTATCCTCGTCGAGGGCTGTCTGCGCCGCAGGCTGAACCCCATGCCGTTTCTGCTTGGCCTGGCCTGTTCATCAAACATCGGATCAGCGGCCACGCTCATCGGCAACCCGCAGAACATGCTCATTGGCCAAGTAGGGGGATTGCCCTTCGGAGCGTTTCTTCTCGACGCGCTGCCTCCGGTTACGGCCTCCCTTCTGGCCGGTTGGGGCGTCATTGCATACGTGCATCGCGGCGACTGGAATCTTGAGCGCCACAGCGCGCCCGCTCCGGCTGTGGAGTTTCGGGCATGGCCCACAGCCAAGGGATGCCTGCTCATGGCCGCCGCCTTGGCCGGGTTTCTTTGGCTGGACGTTCCGCGCGAGGTGGTGGCGCTCACCGTGGGGGGATTCGTCCTGCTGAGCCGTAAAACCGAATCCCAGGCCGTGTTCTCGCTGGTGGACTGGCAGCTGTTGTTGCTGTTCCTCGGCCTTTTCGTGGTCAACCACGCCGTGGCGGAGGTGGGAGTGTTGGGGGACATGTTCGCGGGCCTTCGCGGCCTTGGCGTGGCACCCGAACAACCGGTGTGGCTCTTCGCCTTGACCGCCGGGCTTTCCAACGTCATCTCCAACGTTCCGGCAGTGATGCTGCTGTTGCCCGTTTGCGCCTCTCCCCAGGACAAACTGCTTTTGGCCCTTGTCAGCACGCTTGCGGGCAACCTGTTCCTGCTGGGCAGCATCGCCAACCTCATCGTGGCCGAACAGGCTGCGCGCATGGGGGTCTTCATGACCTGGAGACGGCACCTGCGGGTGGGAGTGCCCGTCACCCTGGTCAGTTTCGCATGTGCGGCCCTGTGGCTGTGGCTGCGCTGGACCAGCCTGCAGGTGGCCGCAGGGTAG
- the rsfS gene encoding ribosome silencing factor — protein sequence MKKKANPTVPAMPTPEKSQMLAALLDDKQAEDIVVLDVSGLCPIAENIIIAGARGQRHAQSLADAVMDAVKDRKLVSFGVEGYDAGTWILADLNDVIVHIFQEDMRRMYNIEGLWAEGRRVDAPAGRVSAADLED from the coding sequence ATGAAGAAAAAAGCAAATCCGACAGTTCCCGCAATGCCCACTCCGGAAAAGAGCCAAATGCTCGCCGCGCTGCTTGACGACAAGCAAGCCGAGGACATCGTGGTGCTCGACGTTTCCGGCCTGTGCCCCATAGCCGAGAATATCATCATCGCCGGGGCGCGTGGACAGCGCCATGCCCAGTCCTTGGCGGACGCCGTCATGGATGCGGTGAAGGATCGCAAGCTCGTGTCCTTCGGCGTTGAGGGCTACGATGCCGGCACCTGGATTCTGGCGGACCTGAACGATGTCATCGTGCATATTTTCCAAGAGGATATGCGCCGCATGTACAACATCGAGGGGCTTTGGGCCGAAGGTCGGCGCGTGGACGCTCCCGCTGGCCGCGTTTCGGCAGCCGACCTGGAGGACTGA
- the dapB gene encoding 4-hydroxy-tetrahydrodipicolinate reductase — protein sequence MATDLITDIIVMGGCGRMGGTLVRMAQNDPDLHLKAVIERAERLDELERLDCQLSADLDEVLPQSPRAVVVEFTSPEATVEHVGVCKRHGNPIVIGTTGLKPDQLATIREAAMETPVLLAPNMSLGVNVLLKILPQLVRMLGPAYDMEMVEIHHSRKKDAPSGTALKLAECMVQARGWVYDEVKRHSRDGIVGERPEKEMGVMAVRGGDVVGDHTAYFFGPGERIEITHRAHSRENFAQGALRAAKWLARQKPGRLYDIGDLL from the coding sequence ATGGCCACTGATCTCATCACCGATATCATCGTCATGGGCGGCTGCGGCCGCATGGGCGGCACCCTGGTGCGCATGGCGCAGAACGACCCGGATTTGCACCTCAAGGCCGTCATTGAGCGCGCCGAGCGGCTGGACGAATTGGAGCGCCTTGATTGCCAGCTCTCCGCCGATTTGGACGAGGTGTTGCCACAGTCGCCGCGCGCGGTCGTGGTGGAGTTCACCTCTCCCGAGGCCACGGTTGAGCATGTGGGCGTGTGCAAGCGGCACGGCAACCCCATCGTCATCGGCACCACGGGACTCAAGCCGGACCAGTTGGCGACCATACGGGAGGCAGCGATGGAAACTCCCGTGTTGTTGGCCCCGAACATGAGCCTTGGCGTCAACGTGCTCCTGAAGATTCTGCCCCAGTTGGTGCGCATGCTCGGCCCGGCCTATGACATGGAGATGGTCGAGATTCATCACAGCCGGAAGAAGGACGCGCCCAGCGGAACGGCCCTCAAATTGGCGGAGTGCATGGTTCAGGCTCGCGGATGGGTGTATGACGAGGTCAAGCGCCATAGCCGCGACGGCATTGTGGGCGAGCGGCCGGAAAAGGAAATGGGAGTCATGGCCGTGCGCGGAGGCGATGTCGTGGGCGACCATACGGCCTATTTCTTCGGGCCAGGAGAGCGCATCGAAATCACGCATCGGGCGCATTCACGCGAAAACTTCGCCCAGGGCGCCCTGCGCGCCGCCAAGTGGCTGGCCAGGCAGAAGCCTGGGCGGCTCTACGACATTGGCGACCTTTTGTAG
- a CDS encoding phenylacetate--CoA ligase family protein → MIFDVEHETMPREELEALQLRRLQSVVARVYENVPFYRKKLDERGVRPEHIQKLSDVTLLPFTEKQDLRNHYPFGLFAVSRENIVRLHSSSGTTGKATVVGYTKRDIKNWGHMVARCLAAAGATSGDFIHNAYGYGLFTGGLGVHYGAEELGATVIPISGGGTRRQAMILRDFGATVITCTPSYSLHLYEAAKEMGIDIKELPLRIGIFGAEPWTDSMRAEIEGKLGITAIDIYGLSEIMGPGVAIECARVKNGLHIQEDHFLAEIIDSETGEQLPHGEKGEIVFTTLTKEGIPLLRYRTRDISRLNTAPCRCGRTTARMERVTGRSDDMLIIRGVNVFPSQIETILLETDGLTPHYQLIVGREGTLDTMEVRVEIDEAVFSDQIKNLQRLESKIEKNIKEFLGVTARVKLVEPKSIERSEGKAKRIIDMRKPQA, encoded by the coding sequence ATGATTTTTGACGTGGAACACGAAACCATGCCGCGCGAGGAACTGGAAGCCCTCCAGCTGCGCCGCCTGCAGAGCGTGGTGGCCCGCGTGTATGAGAATGTGCCTTTTTACCGCAAGAAACTTGACGAACGCGGTGTAAGGCCAGAGCACATCCAGAAGCTCTCCGATGTGACGCTGCTGCCTTTCACTGAAAAGCAGGATTTGCGCAACCACTATCCTTTCGGCCTTTTCGCCGTCAGCCGCGAAAACATCGTGCGGCTGCACTCCTCCTCCGGCACCACGGGCAAGGCGACGGTCGTCGGCTACACCAAGCGCGACATTAAGAACTGGGGGCATATGGTGGCCCGCTGCTTGGCCGCGGCCGGTGCCACCAGCGGCGACTTCATCCATAACGCGTATGGCTACGGACTGTTCACCGGCGGCCTGGGTGTGCATTACGGCGCAGAGGAACTCGGAGCCACCGTGATTCCCATCTCCGGAGGCGGCACGCGCAGGCAGGCCATGATTCTGCGCGACTTCGGCGCAACGGTCATCACCTGCACGCCCTCCTACTCCCTGCACCTGTACGAAGCCGCCAAGGAAATGGGCATCGACATCAAGGAGCTGCCCTTGCGGATCGGCATCTTCGGGGCTGAGCCGTGGACAGACTCCATGCGCGCGGAAATCGAAGGCAAGCTCGGCATCACCGCCATCGACATCTACGGCCTGTCGGAGATCATGGGGCCTGGGGTGGCCATTGAATGCGCCCGCGTGAAAAACGGTCTGCACATCCAGGAGGACCACTTCCTGGCCGAAATCATCGACTCTGAAACAGGCGAGCAGCTGCCGCACGGCGAAAAAGGCGAAATTGTCTTCACCACGCTCACCAAGGAAGGCATCCCGCTCTTGCGGTACCGCACCCGCGACATCAGCCGCCTGAATACCGCGCCCTGCCGTTGTGGTCGCACCACGGCGCGCATGGAGCGCGTCACCGGCCGCAGCGACGACATGCTCATCATCCGCGGCGTCAACGTGTTCCCCTCGCAGATCGAGACCATTTTGCTGGAAACCGATGGTCTTACCCCGCACTACCAGCTCATAGTGGGCCGCGAGGGCACGCTGGACACCATGGAGGTGCGCGTGGAAATCGACGAGGCCGTATTCTCGGACCAGATCAAGAATTTACAACGCCTTGAATCCAAGATAGAAAAGAACATCAAGGAGTTCCTGGGCGTCACCGCCAGGGTGAAGCTTGTGGAGCCAAAGAGCATTGAGCGCAGCGAAGGCAAGGCCAAGCGCATCATCGACATGCGCAAGCCTCAGGCATAG
- a CDS encoding ACT domain-containing protein: MKVDQLSIFLENRAGRLAEVTRILADSGVNIRALSLADTSDFGILRLIVSDFEKARENLKAGGFTVGRTTVVAVEVTDQPGGLNNILQMLRDAKINVEYMYAFVTQAGANAIIIFRFDRTDQAIELLQKSNISIVPGEKLYRM; this comes from the coding sequence ATGAAGGTCGATCAGCTCTCCATCTTCCTGGAAAACCGCGCCGGTCGCCTGGCCGAGGTCACCCGCATCCTGGCCGACAGCGGCGTCAACATCCGCGCCTTGTCCCTGGCGGACACCTCGGACTTCGGCATCCTGCGGCTCATCGTCTCGGACTTTGAAAAGGCAAGGGAGAACCTGAAGGCCGGCGGCTTCACCGTGGGACGCACCACCGTCGTGGCCGTGGAGGTCACCGATCAACCCGGCGGCCTCAACAACATCCTGCAAATGCTGCGCGACGCAAAAATCAACGTCGAATACATGTACGCCTTCGTCACACAGGCCGGAGCGAACGCCATCATCATCTTCCGCTTCGACCGCACCGACCAGGCCATCGAACTGTTGCAAAAAAGCAACATCTCCATCGTTCCCGGAGAAAAGTTGTACAGGATGTAA
- a CDS encoding Hpt domain-containing protein, protein MPDDQPPPINREWLKRMRENKPALLHELCAMFLKDEPERIKTIRSAVETGDLELARYHAHSLKGAAAVMGMAALCDACRDVEYAARDAQADVLPVRLERLDRAAKAVCDAMRVELPQT, encoded by the coding sequence ATGCCCGATGATCAGCCTCCTCCCATCAACCGTGAATGGCTGAAGCGGATGCGCGAGAATAAACCAGCGCTGCTCCATGAATTGTGCGCAATGTTCCTCAAGGACGAGCCGGAACGCATCAAGACGATCCGTTCAGCCGTGGAAACCGGCGACCTTGAGCTCGCCCGATACCATGCCCATTCCCTGAAGGGGGCCGCAGCGGTCATGGGCATGGCCGCCCTGTGCGACGCGTGCCGTGATGTGGAGTATGCCGCGCGCGATGCGCAAGCGGACGTGCTGCCAGTGCGCTTGGAGCGACTGGATCGCGCGGCCAAGGCTGTGTGCGACGCGATGCGCGTCGAACTTCCGCAAACGTAA